One Malania oleifera isolate guangnan ecotype guangnan chromosome 9, ASM2987363v1, whole genome shotgun sequence DNA segment encodes these proteins:
- the LOC131164296 gene encoding uncharacterized protein LOC131164296 — translation MKLEWSPETASKAYIDTVKSCEIFQESGVAELVSAMAAGWNAKLIVEAWSRGGVVMTSVGLAVASQHTGGRHVCVVPDEQSRAEYAEAMERAGMSPEVVVGVAEEAMEGLPGVDFLVVDCRRRDFERTIRAAKLGQRGGVVVCKNASSRSEGSSTGTVWRSAVGEGWRVVRAVYLPVGKGLEIAHVGRSSGAGEKEMGKKRRWIKHVDQESGEEHVFRR, via the exons ATGAAGCTGGAGTGGTCTCCCGAGACAGCCTCGAAGGCTTATATCGATACCGTTAAATCT TGTGAAATATTCCAGGAGTCGGGTGTGGCGGAGCTGGTGTCGGCCATGGCTGCCGGGTGGAACGCAAAACTGATCGTGGAAGCGTGGTCGCGGGGCGGGGTTGTTATGACGAGCGTGGGGCTCGCCGTGGCCAGCCAGCACACGGGCGGGAGGCACGTGTGCGTGGTTCCGGACGAGCAGTCGAGGGCGGAATACGCGGAAGCGATGGAGAGGGCGGGGATGTCGCCGGAAGTGGTGGTGGGAGTAGCGGAGGAGGCGATGGAGGGGCTGCCGGGCGTAGATTTCTTGGTGGTGGATTGCCGGCGGCGGGACTTCGAGAGAACGATCAGAGCGGCGAAGCTGGGGCAGCGCGGGGGGGTGGTGGTTTGCAAGAACGCAAGTTCAAGAAGCGAGGGGTCGTCGACGGGGACGGTGTGGCGGAGTGCGGTGGGGGAAGGATGGAGGGTGGTTAGGGCGGTGTATTTGCCTGTGGGGAAAGGGTTGGAGATCGCGCATGTGGGGCGGAGCAGCGGGGCGGGGGAGAAGGAGATGGGGAAGAAACGGCGGTGGATCAAGCACGTTGATCAAGAATCAGGAGAGGAGCATGTCTTCCGAAGATGA